cgtaagacctgatcaaaaattcgtaagacctgatcgtaattcgtaagacctgattgaaaattcgtaagacatgattgaaaattcgtaagacctgatcaaaaattcgtaagacctgatcgtaattcgtaagacctgattgaaaattcgtaagacctgattgaaaattcgtaagacatgattgaaaattcgtaagacctgatcaaaaattcgtaagacctgatcgtaattcgtaagacctgattgaaaattcgtaagacatgattgaaaattcgtaatacctgatcgaaaattcttaagacctgattgaaaactttactaacaaagctttttaaccCAATAcaaaggcggtgctggttgactatggggatggtggagaccaataaccgaaaataagctttgtaaccaacttaaaaaaaggattttgacttctcaattcgacagtatttttcttatttctcaCCATTCACCCGAAAAatggtttagaaatggtctgtatttggtcagtatttttgaatttttggtcagtaaaatcagtattttcgacctcggaacttgtttcggcccctgcaaacatgataattacaataaaacataCGTTTATAGAGAATttcttataaatacatatttatatctatataatttaatataatataaaatctcTTGGCCGTCAAGAGTCACAAaagagtacacggttcattaggtttctttcagtgagctcatgaggtacccaaatatcgggcttttttgtgtagagaaatatattattaacatatatGGTGTAAATAGGGATAATCTCCGGATTGTGACAAcacacattattgaaagattaaaaccGTCTAGAAAGGgtctctacgtgttggcttcggccccacgcacgccttccaaatgtccgggactctagtcccgagatatgaaaAAGacgaacataattttaataataataactttttatttcaaccaaTAGGTCATAGGATATAGGAGGTCATAGGTCTAATATGGGTGTAGCAAGTCTTACAGGCATGATGTTATTTCAGGGTGAAAGTGACATTCGTCCTGCACGACGGCAAGCGCCTGGAGACGGAGGCGAAGGTGGGAGACACCCTCCTGGACGTGGTCGTCAACAATGACCTGAACATCGAGGGCTACGGCGCCTGTGAGGGCACCCTTACGTGCTCCACCTGCCATGTTGTGCTCAAACCTGATGACTTTAATAGGTAACATTTGTCATTattatctacactaatattataaagctgaaaagtttgtttgtttgattgtttgtttgtttgaacgcgcttatttcaggaactactggcccaaagtgaaaaaaaatttcagtgtttgatagtccacttattgaggaagactataggctatatatcattacgctacgaccaattggagcagagtaccagtaaaaattttacaaaaacggtggaaaattttgacccattctctctaatgtgacgcaagcgatgttgcgcgggtgagctagtgtctaaatataaataactcaaaggtgactgacatacccccggtttctgaggtacatttaacggtagtttatctattcaatagtgtcaatactcatataaaaacttttctcgcgcctttttatcgaatatctcgaaaaattgtttttgtagataacggcattatagttagaggacggcagCATGCAtaaaccactcagctatcactgctattataaacattttttctcTCCAGACTGCCCGAAGAAGCTTGCGACGAGGAACGTGACATGCTAGACCTGGCCTACGGTTTAACAGACACTTCCCGCCTCGGCTGTCAGATCACCCTGACGAAAGACCTGGACGGGCTCGAGATCCAGGTGCCGGAGACCATCAACGACGCCAGAAGCTGATGATGGAGACGCATAGAATAAGGACTATGGTCTTCGGACATGATTTTTGGACAGCTAGTTGAaatagcgcgattttctacagacgGTATGGTCGAGTATCGAGGGAACATTTATAAtgttctagctgacccgcgcagctccgctcacgctttcttgtttttatttaataccccGCATTtgcaaatttattcacctttaaCACCTCTgtacttccacaaataattcaagaccaaaattagccaaatcggtccagccgttcacgagttttagcgagactaacgaacagcaatttgtttttatatatttagatagcaAAATTAGTTCTTAGGAcaaccgctagaggcgctgatcagattatcctgattaattatagttaatatattgtaattttatgttttcgaTTCTACAGTCAAACTGTATCAGTAGGTATTTTTGTGGAACATCTActaaataactgtaataaagatatttgtttaataaataaataaatatcttataaatttttgcgatagtcgatagtcgatTGCCGATAGTCGattgtcggttgtcgatagtcgttTTGGTTCTACtatagtttgacaacttagtagagagccttagcaTATATAGATATTTTCGGGCGAAGTCGAGGGGCGAAACTAGCTGTCCGAATTTTATGTTCCAAAGAtatcgttaaataaataataatatattactttcaTAGATAAGTACTATGtagtttttacatatttttaaaccgACTTCATATAGCTATGGTAATTTTAACGACTTCAAATCTACATTATTTCTTACCAACTTCGAAAAAGTAGGTATGGACATTTTACCGACTTCAAATCGACTTTAATTTTTACCGACTTTAAAAATACTGTAGTTTTACCGACTTAAAGTCGACAATTGTTTTTTCATGTgagtttattacaaaaaaaaatagataaacagATTTTGGTGatcctttttttatttgacagctggTGCTAGCATTAAAGTCGgattttttgtaagaattgaTGTATAACATTAGTTAATTATACGTAATTTTGGTAGGCAGCTCAACTTTAAAGCTCTTaggtttgtaaaataattatcacttgttccaacggtaaaggaaaacatcgtgatgcaaccttgcatgcctgagagttgtttagaacagttcttgaaggtatgcaaagtccccgcaattggccagcctggtggactcaaggcctaacccctccctcattactggaggagactcttgcccagcagtgggactttaaTGGGTTTATTCATCTTACAATTTCCTGCCTGAAGCCAAAACTTGAGAACTTATCAAAATATTCGCATAAAAATTCCAAGTtgtgaaatttataaaatatttatttttatagaaaatatacgtaaaataggtgttaattataatgtttgttgtattttattgtgaCTAGTAGATATatgagtttattattatattgtatgcatcaaatcaaaaaaattgttttatttcatcgtAGTTAGTGGTTCACctttagggcgcgttcccacgatgtcgtaacgattaatttatcgttggacgactgtcgtctctagctgttcccattataacgattgctTGTCGCCaaataattttatcgtttagtgactgtcgtatctagccatccccactgtcacgataatctgtcgtcactgcaaacaatgtcgtagacgacagtaagtcgtgtcgttctatatgtgaacacctccatttaaacatataagccacgacacttaaaactacacgattatctgtcgtcacgacatagtgggaacgggcccatactcgggccattacaaTCGTGCGTACTACAtgataatcaaaagaatcatagtaatgtgacaTGACGTAATTGCAAGTGAGAgagtcttcttatcgtatggttagtggtcaacctagtgtcaaagttgttcaagccgcccgaaaggtatttgacgtggcttaacgactgttatcttagtaaacaaccgggaccgactttttacgtgccctccgaagcatgaagacgcccagctcaaatatgCGGTCAGCcgtctatagaatgaccgcgccaacggttgcttaactcacagatcgtttaccggtgagcgcacctggctatgggcgccagtgagagagtaatataaaatgtaattcgCTCGTTTGTAATGGCTCGAGTAttgtgtcaaatttgttcagcgaaggcctttgacatctATACCTCTTTTATCGTCTCTTTCTATCtatatctctctctctctctctttctctctgtactaagttgttaggcagatatatgtaggtacatttaatCGAATTTCTCGGCCGACTgcatttaataacatttttaattattatcctacatttactataaaaattgaTCAAGGTACCAATTTCGTTATAACAATATGGCTGCCATATGACGTTGACATTAGAGGCTGAAAGTCATTATGTcgtaaaaaaatagtgttttatttaaaaaatggttggagtaaatatatttttaatagtgtCTTCCGTTTTTCTAACAggtagattattttttttttattttatatgcataaaatatttgttggcAATCAGGCAACATCAAGTGAAGCTGCCGAAAAAGAAAggcataaaaagaaaaaaatggcggctacttttgttttttttttttaatgcattaCGTCAACTAACGTTTGTGAATTGTACTGTTATTcttagtttaagtatattttatctgattttaattgattgatatAACATTTGCTTAATTTGAAAGGCTCTAATCGTTAGgacagtatattaatttaacatattgagctgtaataaatatactgcctctgtggcgcagtcggtagtgtaagCAACTATCGCGCAGacgtctcaggttcgaatcccagaCCAGGTATTCCTTAGCTTTTTGTCAAGAAGATTAAGCACGTAAAGCCCTAAGTCCTGCTTCTGACCTCTCACCGGtcgtgtcgaagttgttcaagccgccagagaggcctttgacatgccttaacgactgttatcttagtagacaacagccgggaccgactttttacgtgccttcctaAGCACGAATACGGCCATCTCAGATAGCACTTtgaggtcacccatctatggaatgaccgcgccgagggttgcttaacccacagatggtttaccggtgagcgcaactggctatgggcgcctcaaatgtatgtttgattgtttagcccccggtttctgaggtacatttagcggtagtttatctattcaatagcaatttctttgtatgagttttgacactattgaatagatttataaacttcaaatgaggaaaaactaccatgagaccgtcttcatcacgtcttcatgtgaggaaaaactaccatgagacgtcttcatcacgtcttcatgtgaggaaaaactaccatgagacgtcatcaagtgaggaaaaactaccacgagacgtcttcaagtgaggaaaaactaccacgagacgTCTTCAAGAGAGGAAAATCTACCAccagacgtcttcaagtgaggaaaaactaccacgataCGTCtttaagtgaggaaaaactaccacgagacgtcttcaagtgaggaaaaactaccaagagacgtcttcgagtgaggaaaaactaccaagagacgtcttcatgtgaggaaaaactaccatga
The DNA window shown above is from Anticarsia gemmatalis isolate Benzon Research Colony breed Stoneville strain chromosome 29, ilAntGemm2 primary, whole genome shotgun sequence and carries:
- the Fdx2 gene encoding adrenodoxin-like protein 2, mitochondrial Ferredoxin 2 produces the protein MLRNFVKNLSAKNLRSLVKNNGVPSSFSNQRCIAPLSTTELALKDEKVKVTFVLHDGKRLETEAKVGDTLLDVVVNNDLNIEGYGACEGTLTCSTCHVVLKPDDFNRLPEEACDEERDMLDLAYGLTDTSRLGCQITLTKDLDGLEIQVPETINDARS